A stretch of the Macaca mulatta isolate MMU2019108-1 chromosome 14, T2T-MMU8v2.0, whole genome shotgun sequence genome encodes the following:
- the PHRF1 gene encoding PHD and RING finger domain-containing protein 1 isoform X9, translated as MDDDSLDELVARSPGPDGHPQVGLADPAGDFDESSEGSSGDSGDDSDSEHGDGTDGEDEGASEEEDLEDRSGSEDSEDDGETLLEVAGTQGKLEAAGSFNSDDDAESCPICLNTFRDQAVGTPENCAHYFCLDCIVEWSKNANSCPVDRTLFKSICIRAQFGGKILRKIPVENTKASEEEEEDPTFCEVCGRSDREDRLLLCDGCDAGYHMECLDPPLQEVPVDEWFCPECAAPGVVLAADAGPVSEEEVSLLLADVVPTTSRLRPRAGRTRVIARTRQSERVRATVNRNRISTARRVQHAPGRLGSSLLDEAIEAVATGLSTAVYQRPLTPRTPARRKRKTRRRKKVPGRKKTPSGPSAKSKGSATRSKKRQHRVKKRRGKKVKSEATTRSRIARTLGLRRPVHSSCIPSVLKPVEPSLGLLRADIGAASLSLFGDPYELDPFDSSEELSANPLSPLSAKRRALSRSALQSHQPVARPVSMGLSRRHLPAAVPEPDLEEEPVPDLLGSILSGQSLLMLGSSDIIIHRDGSLSAKRAAPVSFQRNSGSWSRGEEGSKDCLRPRALPSGSPAQGPSGNRPQSTGLSCQGRSCIPTRTSGAPVRPDSSATPGSVQARNLSNGSAPGFRQSPSPRFNGTNKHTLPLASAASEISSRDSNPPCRRAVPGPPLKPAPKRTDISELPRIPKIRREDAGGRWGAAPAHGQSIEIPSACISRLTGREGAGQPGRGTRAESEASSRVPREPGTHTGSSRPPAPSSHGSMAPLGPSRGKGVGSTFESFRINIPGNMAHSSQLSSPGFCNTFRPVDSKEQRKENPSPLFSIKKTKPLRSEVYDPSDPTGSDSSAPSSSPERSGPGLLPSEITRTISIKSPKAQTVQAVRCVTSYTVESIFGTEPEPPRGPSSTVSQLRGASDTEREEPAESQGLAARVRRPSPPEPWDEEDGASCSTFFGSEERTVTCVTVVQPEAPPSPDMPQAATHRVVELRPPSRSRSTSSSRGRKKAKRKRVAREHRRTRSGTRSESRDRSSRSASPSVGEERPRRQRSKAKSRRSSSDRSSSRERAKRKKAKDRSREHRRGPWGHSRRTSRSRSGSPGSSSYEPYESRKKKKRRSPPRPRGRECSPTSSLERLHRHKHQRERSHERPDRKESVAWPRDRRKRRSRSPSLERRAREHRRPRSREKRPRPRSHSPERKGPVRDASPAPLAQGEPGQEDLPTRSPALGEAHVSVEVATADKAPLQAPPVLEVAAECEPDDLDLDYGDSVEAGHVFDDFSSEAVFIQLDDMSSPPSPESTDSSPERDFPPEPALPPASLAVAAIQREVSLMHDEDPSQPPPLPEDPQEPHLLRPDVAEKAQAPSALDVAPVGKEDGPSVSGRAHEAARPEEVVLQTPLLRSRALVKRVTWNLQESESSAPAEDRAPRALFHRPQKPREGAWDVEDVAPTGVRQAFSELPLPSHVLPEPGFPDTDPSQGSLPLVGCGAAQTLAPVPTALTPASEPASQATAASNSEEKTPAPRLAAEKTKKEEYMKKLHMQERAVEEVKLAIKPFYQKREVTKEEYKDILRKAVQKICHSKSGEINPVKVANLVKAYVDKYRHMRRHKKPEAGEEPPTQGAEG; from the exons ATGGATGACGACAGCCTGGATGAGCTTGTGGCCCGGAGCCCGGGGCCGGATGGACACCCACAGGTCGGCCTTGCGGACCCGGCAGGTGACTTTG ACGAAAGCAGCGAGGGCAGCAGTGGGGACTCCGGGGATGACAGCGACAGCGAGCACGGAGATGGCACAGACGGAGAAGATGAGGGGGCGTCTGAGGAGGAAGACCTGGAAGACAGATCTG GTTCTGAGGATTCTGAAGACGATGGGGAGACGTTGCTGGAGGTAGCGGGTACTCAGGGGAAACTGGAAGCTGCCGGCTCTTTTAATTCTGATGATGATGCGGAGAGCTGCCCGATCTGTCTCAACACATTCAGAGACCAGGCCGTGGGGACGCCAGAGAACTGTGCCCATTACTTCTGCCTGGACTGCATTGTCGAATGGTCCAAG AATGCCAATTCCTGTCCAGTTGATCGAACTCTCTTTAAGAGCATTTGTATTCGAGCTCAATTTGGTGGTAAAATCTTAAGGAAG ATCCCAGTGGAGAACACCAAAGcaagtgaggaagaggaggaggaccCCACCTTCTGTGAGGTGTGCGGCAGGAGTGACCGCGaggacaggctcttgctctgtgaTGGCTGCGATGCGGG GTACCACATGGAATGCCTGGACCCCCCTCTCCAGGAGGTGCCGGTGGACGAGTGGTTCTGCCCGGAATGTGCTGCCCCTGGCGTCGTCCTTGCCGCTG ATGCGGGTCCCGTGAGTGAGGAGGAGGTCTCCCTGCTCTTGGCCGATGTGGTGCCCACCACCAGCAGGCTTCGGCCTCGAGCAGGTAGGACCCGGGTGATCGCCAGGACGCGGCAGAGTGAGAGAGTCAGAGCAACCGTGAACCGGAACCGGATCTCCACGGCCAGGAGGGTCCAG CACGCACCAGGACGCCTTGGGTCTTCCCTGCTGGACGAAGCCATCGAGGCTGTGGCTACTGGCCTGAGCACTGCCGTGTATCAGCGCCCCCTGACGCCGCGCACTCCCGCCCGACGGAAGAGGAAGACAA GAAGACGGAAGAAAGTGCCGGGAAGAAAGAAAACCCCGTCCGGACCATCCGCAAAAAGTAAGGGCTCAGCGACAAGATCTAAGAAACGCCAACATCGAGtgaagaagagaagagggaagaaggtAAAG AGTGAAGCCACCACTCGCTCTCGAATTGCGCGGACGCTGGGCCTGCGCAGGCCTGTTCACAGCAGCTGCATCCCATCAGTGTTGAAGCCAGTGGAGCCCTCCTTGGGGCTGCTGAGAGCGGATATTGGAGCtgcatctctgtctctgtttgGAGACCCCTATGAGCTGGACCCCTTCGACAG CAGTGAAGAACTTTCTGCAAACCCTCTTTCCCCTCTGAGTGCCAAGAGACGGGCTCTGTCCCGGTCAGCCCTGCAGTCCCACCAGCCCGTGGCCAGGCCCGTCTCCATGGGGCTTTCCAG GAGGCATCTCCCTGCTGCGGTGCCAGAGCCAGACTTGGAGGAGGAGCCAGTGCCTGACCTGCTGGGCAGTATCCTATCGGGCCAGAGCCTCCTGATGCTGGGCAGCAGTGACATCATCATCCACCGTGATGGCTCCCTCAGCGCCAAGAGGGCGG ctccaGTTTCTTTTCAGCGAAACTCAGGCAGTTGGTCCAGAGGGGAAGAAGGATCTAAGGACTGCCTGCGGCCCCGAGCACTGCCCTCAGGGAGCCCAGCCCAAGGCCCCTCAGGAAACAGGCCACAGAGCACAGGGCTAAGCTGTCAAGGCAGGTCCTGCATCCCCACCCGCACCTCGGGCGCACCGGTGAGGCCGGACTCGTCAGCAACCCCTGGGTCGGTTCAGGCCCGGAACTTGTCCAATGGGAGCGCGCCTGGCTTCAGACAGAGTCCCAGCCCCCGGTTCAACGGCACCAACAAGCACACTTTGCCCCTTGCTTCTGCCGCGTCTGAGATCTCAAGCAGAGATTCGAACCCCCCGTGTCGCCGTGCGGTGCCAGGGCCTCCCCTGAAACCCGCGCCCAAAAGAACAGACATCTCTGAGCTGCCCAGGATACCAAAGATCAGGAGAGAGGACGCTGGCGGCAGATGGGGCGCGGCCCCAGCCCACGGGCAGAGCATCGAGATCCCCAGCGCCTGCATCAGCCGGCTGACTGGCAGGGAGGGCGCCGGGCAGCCAGGGCGAGGCACGCGGGCAGAGAGCGAGGCCAGCAGCAGGGTCCCCCGGGAGCCCGGCACGCACACAGGCAGCTCccggcccccagcccccagctcccatGGCAGTATGGCCCCGCTGGGACCATCAAGAGGGAAAGGGGTTGGGTCGACCTTTGAGAGCTTCCGGATCAATATTCCTGGAAACATGGCCCATTCCAGCCAGCTCTCCAGCCCCGGCTTCTGTAACACGTTCCGGCCCGTGGACAGCAAGGAGCAGAGGAAGGAGAACCCCTCGCCTCTCTTCTCCATCAAGAAGACGAAGCCGCTGCGGAGTGAGGTCTACGACCCGTCTGACCCCACCGGCTCCGACTCTAGCGCCCCGAGCAGCAGCCCCGAGAGGTCTGGCCCTGGCCTCCTGCCCTCTGAGATCACACGAACCATCTCCATCAAAAGCCCGAAGGCCCAGACGGTTCAGGCTGTGCGCTGCGTCACCTCCTACACAGTGGAGAGCATCTTTGGGACAGAGCCTGAGCCCCCTCGTGGGCCGTCCTCTACTGTGTCCCAGCTCCGGGGGGCCTCTGACACGGAGCGAGAGGAGCCTGCGGAGAGCCAGGGCCTGGCTGCCCGGGTGCGGAGGCCATCCCCGCCGGAGCCCTGGGACGAGGAGGATGGGGCGTCTTGCAGCACCTTCTTTGGCTCTGAGGAGCGGACGGTGACCTGTGTGACTGTCGTGCAGCCAGAAGCCCCGCCCAGCCCGGACATGCCGCAGGCGGCCACCCACAGAGTGGTGGAGCTCAGGCCCCCTTCCCGGTCCCGCTCCACATCCAGCTCCCGCGGCAGGAAGAAGGCCAAGAGGAAGAGGGTGGCCAGGGAGCACCGACGGACGCGCTCTGGGACGCGCTCTGAATCCAGGGACAGGAGCTCGAGGTCAGCGTCACCATCAGTGGGTGAGGAGCGCCCCAGGAGGCAGCGGTCCAAGGCCAAGAGCCGGCGGTCCTCCAGCGACCGCTCCAGCAGCCGAGAACGAGCTAAGAGGAAGAAAGCCAAGGACAGGAGCAGGGAGCACAGGCGGGGCCCCTGGGGCCACAGCCGGAGGACGTCCCGGTCGCGCTCGGGGAGCCCCGGCAGTTCTTCCTACGAGCCCTATGagagcaggaagaagaagaaaaggagatcGCCGCCCAGGCCTCGGGGAAGGGAGTGCTCCCCCACCAGCAGCCTGGAGAGGCTCCACAGGCACAAGCATCAGCGGGAACGCAGCCACGAACGGCCAGACAGGAAGGAGAGCGTGGCATGGCCCCGAGACCGGAGGAAGCGGAGGTCCCGGTCCCCAAGCTTGGAGCGCAGGGCGCGGGAGCACAGGCGGCCACGGTCCCGTGAGAAGCGGCCGAGGCCCCGGTCCCATTCCCCAGAGAGGAAGGGGCCTGTGAGGGACGCTTCCCCAGCACCCCTTGCACAGGGGGAGCCAGGGCAGGAAGACCTCCCCACCAGGTCGCCAGCCTTGGGGGAAGCACATGTCTCAGTGGAGGTGGCTACGGCAGACAAGGCCCCCCTGCAGGCCCCCCCTGTCCTGGAGGTGGCAGCCGAGTGTGAGCCCGACGACCTGGACCTGGATTATGGCGACTCCGTGGAGGCCGGGCACGTCTTCGACGATTTCTCAAGTGAAGCTGTTTTCATCCAGCTCGATGACATGAGCTCGCCACCTTCTCCCGAAAGCACAGACTCCTCCCCAGAGCGAGACTTCCCACCGGAGCCCGCGTTGCCCCCAGCCAGCCTGGCCGTGGCCGCCATCCAGAGGGAGGTGTCGCTGATGCACGATGAAGACCCTTCacagcccccacccctgccagagGACCCCCAGGAGCCACATCTGCTCAGGCCGGATGTGGCTGAGAAGGCTCAGGCGCCCAGTGCCCTGGATGTGGCGCCTGTGGGGAAGGAAGACGGCCCCTCCGTGAGCGGGAGGGCACACGAGGCAGCCCGGCCTGAGGAGGTGGTTTTGCAGACCCCCCTGCTGCGGTCCAGAGCCCTGGTGAAGCGGGTCACCTGGAACCTGCAGGAGTCGGAGAGCAGCGCCCCTGCCGAGGACAGAGCCCCCC GGGCACTGTTTCACAGGCCACAGAAGCCCCGAGAAGgagcctgggatgtggaggaCGTGGCCCCCACAGGGGTCAGGCAGGCGTTCTCCGAGCTGCCCCTTCCTAGTCATGTGCTTCCGGAGCCTGGGTTCCCAGACACAGACCCCTCTCAG GGGAGCCTGCCGCTAGTGGGCTGTGGGGCAGCACAGACCCTGGCCCCAGTGCCCACTGCCCTGACCCCAGCCTCAGAGCCAGCCAGTcaagccactgcagccagcaaCTCAGAGGAGAAGACCCCGGCTCCCAGGCTGGCTGCAGAGAAAACCAAGAAGGAGGAG
- the PHRF1 gene encoding PHD and RING finger domain-containing protein 1 isoform X3, whose amino-acid sequence MDDDSLDELVARSPGPDGHPQVGLADPAGDFDESSEGSSGDSGDDSDSEHGDGTDGEDEGASEEEDLEDRSGSEDSEDDGETLLEVAGTQGKLEAAGSFNSDDDAESCPICLNTFRDQAVGTPENCAHYFCLDCIVEWSKNANSCPVDRTLFKSICIRAQFGGKILRKIPVENTKASEEEEEDPTFCEVCGRSDREDRLLLCDGCDAGYHMECLDPPLQEVPVDEWFCPECAAPGVVLAADAGPVSEEEVSLLLADVVPTTSRLRPRAGRTRVIARTRQSERVRATVNRNRISTARRVQHAPGRLGSSLLDEAIEAVATGLSTAVYQRPLTPRTPARRKRKTRRRKKVPGRKKTPSGPSAKSKGSATRSKKRQHRVKKRRGKKSEATTRSRIARTLGLRRPVHSSCIPSVLKPVEPSLGLLRADIGAASLSLFGDPYELDPFDSSEELSANPLSPLSAKRRALSRSALQSHQPVARPVSMGLSRRHLPAAVPEPDLEEEPVPDLLGSILSGQSLLMLGSSDIIIHRDGSLSAKRAAPVSFQRNSGSWSRGEEGSKDCLRPRALPSGSPAQGPSGNRPQSTGLSCQGRSCIPTRTSGAPVRPDSSATPGSVQARNLSNGSAPGFRQSPSPRFNGTNKHTLPLASAASEISSRDSNPPCRRAVPGPPLKPAPKRTDISELPRIPKIRREDAGGRWGAAPAHGQSIEIPSACISRLTGREGAGQPGRGTRAESEASSRVPREPGTHTGSSRPPAPSSHGSMAPLGPSRGKGVGSTFESFRINIPGNMAHSSQLSSPGFCNTFRPVDSKEQRKENPSPLFSIKKTKPLRSEVYDPSDPTGSDSSAPSSSPERSGPGLLPSEITRTISIKSPKAQTVQAVRCVTSYTVESIFGTEPEPPRGPSSTVSQLRGASDTEREEPAESQGLAARVRRPSPPEPWDEEDGASCSTFFGSEERTVTCVTVVQPEAPPSPDMPQAATHRVVELRPPSRSRSTSSSRGRKKAKRKRVAREHRRTRSGTRSESRDRSSRSASPSVGEERPRRQRSKAKSRRSSSDRSSSRERAKRKKAKDRSREHRRGPWGHSRRTSRSRSGSPGSSSYEPYESRKKKKRRSPPRPRGRECSPTSSLERLHRHKHQRERSHERPDRKESVAWPRDRRKRRSRSPSLERRAREHRRPRSREKRPRPRSHSPERKGPVRDASPAPLAQGEPGQEDLPTRSPALGEAHVSVEVATADKAPLQAPPVLEVAAECEPDDLDLDYGDSVEAGHVFDDFSSEAVFIQLDDMSSPPSPESTDSSPERDFPPEPALPPASLAVAAIQREVSLMHDEDPSQPPPLPEDPQEPHLLRPDVAEKAQAPSALDVAPVGKEDGPSVSGRAHEAARPEEVVLQTPLLRSRALVKRVTWNLQESESSAPAEDRAPRALFHRPQKPREGAWDVEDVAPTGVRQAFSELPLPSHVLPEPGFPDTDPSQVYSPSLPPAPAQPSSIPPCALVSQPTVQFILQGSLPLVGCGAAQTLAPVPTALTPASEPASQATAASNSEEKTPAPRLAAEKTKKEEYMKKLHMQERAVEEVKLAIKPFYQKREVTKEEYKDILRKAVQKICHSKSGEINPVKVANLVKAYVDKYRHMRRHKKPEAGEEPPTQGAEG is encoded by the exons ATGGATGACGACAGCCTGGATGAGCTTGTGGCCCGGAGCCCGGGGCCGGATGGACACCCACAGGTCGGCCTTGCGGACCCGGCAGGTGACTTTG ACGAAAGCAGCGAGGGCAGCAGTGGGGACTCCGGGGATGACAGCGACAGCGAGCACGGAGATGGCACAGACGGAGAAGATGAGGGGGCGTCTGAGGAGGAAGACCTGGAAGACAGATCTG GTTCTGAGGATTCTGAAGACGATGGGGAGACGTTGCTGGAGGTAGCGGGTACTCAGGGGAAACTGGAAGCTGCCGGCTCTTTTAATTCTGATGATGATGCGGAGAGCTGCCCGATCTGTCTCAACACATTCAGAGACCAGGCCGTGGGGACGCCAGAGAACTGTGCCCATTACTTCTGCCTGGACTGCATTGTCGAATGGTCCAAG AATGCCAATTCCTGTCCAGTTGATCGAACTCTCTTTAAGAGCATTTGTATTCGAGCTCAATTTGGTGGTAAAATCTTAAGGAAG ATCCCAGTGGAGAACACCAAAGcaagtgaggaagaggaggaggaccCCACCTTCTGTGAGGTGTGCGGCAGGAGTGACCGCGaggacaggctcttgctctgtgaTGGCTGCGATGCGGG GTACCACATGGAATGCCTGGACCCCCCTCTCCAGGAGGTGCCGGTGGACGAGTGGTTCTGCCCGGAATGTGCTGCCCCTGGCGTCGTCCTTGCCGCTG ATGCGGGTCCCGTGAGTGAGGAGGAGGTCTCCCTGCTCTTGGCCGATGTGGTGCCCACCACCAGCAGGCTTCGGCCTCGAGCAGGTAGGACCCGGGTGATCGCCAGGACGCGGCAGAGTGAGAGAGTCAGAGCAACCGTGAACCGGAACCGGATCTCCACGGCCAGGAGGGTCCAG CACGCACCAGGACGCCTTGGGTCTTCCCTGCTGGACGAAGCCATCGAGGCTGTGGCTACTGGCCTGAGCACTGCCGTGTATCAGCGCCCCCTGACGCCGCGCACTCCCGCCCGACGGAAGAGGAAGACAA GAAGACGGAAGAAAGTGCCGGGAAGAAAGAAAACCCCGTCCGGACCATCCGCAAAAAGTAAGGGCTCAGCGACAAGATCTAAGAAACGCCAACATCGAGtgaagaagagaagagggaagaag AGTGAAGCCACCACTCGCTCTCGAATTGCGCGGACGCTGGGCCTGCGCAGGCCTGTTCACAGCAGCTGCATCCCATCAGTGTTGAAGCCAGTGGAGCCCTCCTTGGGGCTGCTGAGAGCGGATATTGGAGCtgcatctctgtctctgtttgGAGACCCCTATGAGCTGGACCCCTTCGACAG CAGTGAAGAACTTTCTGCAAACCCTCTTTCCCCTCTGAGTGCCAAGAGACGGGCTCTGTCCCGGTCAGCCCTGCAGTCCCACCAGCCCGTGGCCAGGCCCGTCTCCATGGGGCTTTCCAG GAGGCATCTCCCTGCTGCGGTGCCAGAGCCAGACTTGGAGGAGGAGCCAGTGCCTGACCTGCTGGGCAGTATCCTATCGGGCCAGAGCCTCCTGATGCTGGGCAGCAGTGACATCATCATCCACCGTGATGGCTCCCTCAGCGCCAAGAGGGCGG ctccaGTTTCTTTTCAGCGAAACTCAGGCAGTTGGTCCAGAGGGGAAGAAGGATCTAAGGACTGCCTGCGGCCCCGAGCACTGCCCTCAGGGAGCCCAGCCCAAGGCCCCTCAGGAAACAGGCCACAGAGCACAGGGCTAAGCTGTCAAGGCAGGTCCTGCATCCCCACCCGCACCTCGGGCGCACCGGTGAGGCCGGACTCGTCAGCAACCCCTGGGTCGGTTCAGGCCCGGAACTTGTCCAATGGGAGCGCGCCTGGCTTCAGACAGAGTCCCAGCCCCCGGTTCAACGGCACCAACAAGCACACTTTGCCCCTTGCTTCTGCCGCGTCTGAGATCTCAAGCAGAGATTCGAACCCCCCGTGTCGCCGTGCGGTGCCAGGGCCTCCCCTGAAACCCGCGCCCAAAAGAACAGACATCTCTGAGCTGCCCAGGATACCAAAGATCAGGAGAGAGGACGCTGGCGGCAGATGGGGCGCGGCCCCAGCCCACGGGCAGAGCATCGAGATCCCCAGCGCCTGCATCAGCCGGCTGACTGGCAGGGAGGGCGCCGGGCAGCCAGGGCGAGGCACGCGGGCAGAGAGCGAGGCCAGCAGCAGGGTCCCCCGGGAGCCCGGCACGCACACAGGCAGCTCccggcccccagcccccagctcccatGGCAGTATGGCCCCGCTGGGACCATCAAGAGGGAAAGGGGTTGGGTCGACCTTTGAGAGCTTCCGGATCAATATTCCTGGAAACATGGCCCATTCCAGCCAGCTCTCCAGCCCCGGCTTCTGTAACACGTTCCGGCCCGTGGACAGCAAGGAGCAGAGGAAGGAGAACCCCTCGCCTCTCTTCTCCATCAAGAAGACGAAGCCGCTGCGGAGTGAGGTCTACGACCCGTCTGACCCCACCGGCTCCGACTCTAGCGCCCCGAGCAGCAGCCCCGAGAGGTCTGGCCCTGGCCTCCTGCCCTCTGAGATCACACGAACCATCTCCATCAAAAGCCCGAAGGCCCAGACGGTTCAGGCTGTGCGCTGCGTCACCTCCTACACAGTGGAGAGCATCTTTGGGACAGAGCCTGAGCCCCCTCGTGGGCCGTCCTCTACTGTGTCCCAGCTCCGGGGGGCCTCTGACACGGAGCGAGAGGAGCCTGCGGAGAGCCAGGGCCTGGCTGCCCGGGTGCGGAGGCCATCCCCGCCGGAGCCCTGGGACGAGGAGGATGGGGCGTCTTGCAGCACCTTCTTTGGCTCTGAGGAGCGGACGGTGACCTGTGTGACTGTCGTGCAGCCAGAAGCCCCGCCCAGCCCGGACATGCCGCAGGCGGCCACCCACAGAGTGGTGGAGCTCAGGCCCCCTTCCCGGTCCCGCTCCACATCCAGCTCCCGCGGCAGGAAGAAGGCCAAGAGGAAGAGGGTGGCCAGGGAGCACCGACGGACGCGCTCTGGGACGCGCTCTGAATCCAGGGACAGGAGCTCGAGGTCAGCGTCACCATCAGTGGGTGAGGAGCGCCCCAGGAGGCAGCGGTCCAAGGCCAAGAGCCGGCGGTCCTCCAGCGACCGCTCCAGCAGCCGAGAACGAGCTAAGAGGAAGAAAGCCAAGGACAGGAGCAGGGAGCACAGGCGGGGCCCCTGGGGCCACAGCCGGAGGACGTCCCGGTCGCGCTCGGGGAGCCCCGGCAGTTCTTCCTACGAGCCCTATGagagcaggaagaagaagaaaaggagatcGCCGCCCAGGCCTCGGGGAAGGGAGTGCTCCCCCACCAGCAGCCTGGAGAGGCTCCACAGGCACAAGCATCAGCGGGAACGCAGCCACGAACGGCCAGACAGGAAGGAGAGCGTGGCATGGCCCCGAGACCGGAGGAAGCGGAGGTCCCGGTCCCCAAGCTTGGAGCGCAGGGCGCGGGAGCACAGGCGGCCACGGTCCCGTGAGAAGCGGCCGAGGCCCCGGTCCCATTCCCCAGAGAGGAAGGGGCCTGTGAGGGACGCTTCCCCAGCACCCCTTGCACAGGGGGAGCCAGGGCAGGAAGACCTCCCCACCAGGTCGCCAGCCTTGGGGGAAGCACATGTCTCAGTGGAGGTGGCTACGGCAGACAAGGCCCCCCTGCAGGCCCCCCCTGTCCTGGAGGTGGCAGCCGAGTGTGAGCCCGACGACCTGGACCTGGATTATGGCGACTCCGTGGAGGCCGGGCACGTCTTCGACGATTTCTCAAGTGAAGCTGTTTTCATCCAGCTCGATGACATGAGCTCGCCACCTTCTCCCGAAAGCACAGACTCCTCCCCAGAGCGAGACTTCCCACCGGAGCCCGCGTTGCCCCCAGCCAGCCTGGCCGTGGCCGCCATCCAGAGGGAGGTGTCGCTGATGCACGATGAAGACCCTTCacagcccccacccctgccagagGACCCCCAGGAGCCACATCTGCTCAGGCCGGATGTGGCTGAGAAGGCTCAGGCGCCCAGTGCCCTGGATGTGGCGCCTGTGGGGAAGGAAGACGGCCCCTCCGTGAGCGGGAGGGCACACGAGGCAGCCCGGCCTGAGGAGGTGGTTTTGCAGACCCCCCTGCTGCGGTCCAGAGCCCTGGTGAAGCGGGTCACCTGGAACCTGCAGGAGTCGGAGAGCAGCGCCCCTGCCGAGGACAGAGCCCCCC GGGCACTGTTTCACAGGCCACAGAAGCCCCGAGAAGgagcctgggatgtggaggaCGTGGCCCCCACAGGGGTCAGGCAGGCGTTCTCCGAGCTGCCCCTTCCTAGTCATGTGCTTCCGGAGCCTGGGTTCCCAGACACAGACCCCTCTCAG GTTTACAGCCCCAGCCTGccacctgccccagcccagccctcaaGCATCCCACCCTGTGCGCTGGTCAGCCAGCCCACGGTCCAGTTCATCCTGCAGGGGAGCCTGCCGCTAGTGGGCTGTGGGGCAGCACAGACCCTGGCCCCAGTGCCCACTGCCCTGACCCCAGCCTCAGAGCCAGCCAGTcaagccactgcagccagcaaCTCAGAGGAGAAGACCCCGGCTCCCAGGCTGGCTGCAGAGAAAACCAAGAAGGAGGAG